From the genome of Amycolatopsis sp. NBC_01488, one region includes:
- the mshC gene encoding cysteine--1-D-myo-inosityl 2-amino-2-deoxy-alpha-D-glucopyranoside ligase: protein MQTWSSVDVPRIPGTPRPLRLHDTATGQIRPTAPGATARMYVCGITPYDATHLGHAATYLAFDLVNRVWRDNGHDVHYVQNVTDIDEPLLERAQRDQDDWVVLGMRETALFREDMVALRVLPPKQFVGAVESIPEIVEVIAKLLANGAAYRADDPEFPDIYFDHSATGKFGYESNYDEPTMTKFFAERGGDPDRAGKRHPLDALLWRVAREGEPSWESELGAGRPGWHIECSAIAVNRLGLGFDLQGGGSDLIFPHHEYSAAHAEAVAKDGPFARHYVHAGMIGLDGEKMSKSRGNLVFVSRLRADQVDPGAIRLALFAGHYRADRPWTDSLLAEAETRLARWREAVSLPTGPSADDTVARLRDHLSDDLDTPKALTAIDAWASEALRRDGTDPAAPGLIRIAVDALLGITL, encoded by the coding sequence ATGCAGACTTGGTCATCGGTCGACGTGCCCCGCATCCCCGGCACCCCCCGCCCGCTGCGGCTCCACGACACGGCCACCGGGCAGATCCGCCCGACCGCGCCCGGCGCCACCGCGCGGATGTACGTCTGCGGGATCACGCCCTACGACGCGACGCATCTGGGGCACGCCGCGACGTACCTGGCCTTCGACCTCGTGAACCGCGTGTGGCGGGACAACGGGCACGACGTCCACTACGTGCAGAACGTGACCGACATCGACGAGCCGCTGCTCGAGCGCGCCCAGCGCGACCAGGACGACTGGGTCGTGCTCGGCATGCGCGAGACGGCGCTGTTCCGCGAGGACATGGTTGCCCTGCGTGTACTGCCGCCGAAGCAGTTCGTCGGCGCGGTGGAGAGCATCCCGGAGATCGTCGAGGTCATCGCGAAGCTGCTCGCGAACGGCGCCGCCTACCGCGCGGACGACCCGGAGTTCCCGGACATCTACTTCGACCACTCGGCGACCGGGAAGTTCGGCTACGAGTCGAACTACGACGAGCCGACCATGACGAAGTTCTTCGCCGAGCGCGGCGGCGACCCCGACCGCGCCGGCAAGCGCCACCCGCTGGACGCACTGCTGTGGCGCGTGGCCCGCGAGGGCGAGCCGTCGTGGGAGTCGGAGCTGGGCGCGGGCCGCCCGGGCTGGCACATCGAGTGCAGCGCGATCGCGGTCAACCGGCTGGGCCTCGGGTTCGACCTCCAGGGCGGCGGCTCGGACCTGATCTTCCCGCACCACGAGTACAGCGCGGCGCACGCCGAGGCCGTCGCCAAGGACGGGCCGTTCGCCCGCCACTACGTGCACGCCGGGATGATCGGGCTCGACGGCGAAAAGATGTCGAAGTCGCGCGGGAACCTGGTGTTCGTCTCGCGGCTGCGGGCCGACCAGGTCGACCCGGGCGCGATCCGGCTGGCCCTGTTCGCCGGCCACTACCGCGCCGACCGGCCGTGGACCGACTCGCTGCTCGCCGAGGCGGAGACCCGGCTGGCGCGCTGGCGGGAAGCCGTCTCGCTGCCCACCGGCCCGTCCGCCGACGACACCGTCGCCCGGCTGCGCGACCACCTCTCGGACGACCTCGACACGCCGAAAGCCCTGACCGCGATCGACGCGTGGGCGAGCGAGGCCCTGCGCCGCGACGGCACGGACCCGGCGGCACCCGGCCTGATCCGCATCGCCGTCGACGCCCTCCTCGGCATCACCCTCTGA
- a CDS encoding MerR family transcriptional regulator — protein sequence MGHPVGKVAALAGITVRTLHHYDEIGLLSPSGRTSAGYRSYADDDLDRLQRILFYRELGFPLETIATLVDDPGIDAGAHLKRQRELLVARMGELGRMVAAVDRAMEARAMGNALTPEEKFEVFGGFREPDGYAEAAARRWGGTPEWQGATAPSKEDLAAGEAARRDWVRRLTALRDAGGAPDGTEAADLAEEHRAMLAAVMGECSYETQRRIGELYVTEPVQLAFLVREDEQRPGVAEFVRDAIVANVARRQ from the coding sequence ATGGGGCATCCCGTGGGCAAGGTCGCGGCGCTGGCCGGGATCACCGTCCGGACGCTGCACCACTACGACGAGATCGGCCTGCTCAGCCCGAGCGGCCGGACGAGCGCCGGGTACCGCAGCTACGCCGACGACGATCTCGACCGGCTGCAGCGCATCCTGTTCTACCGGGAGCTCGGGTTCCCCCTCGAGACGATCGCGACCCTCGTCGACGATCCCGGCATCGACGCCGGCGCGCACCTGAAGCGGCAGCGGGAGCTGCTCGTCGCGCGCATGGGGGAGCTGGGACGGATGGTCGCGGCCGTCGATCGCGCGATGGAGGCGAGAGCCATGGGCAACGCACTGACGCCCGAGGAGAAGTTCGAAGTGTTCGGCGGGTTCCGCGAGCCGGACGGCTACGCGGAAGCAGCCGCGCGGCGGTGGGGCGGCACGCCGGAGTGGCAGGGTGCGACCGCACCGTCCAAGGAGGACCTGGCGGCCGGGGAAGCGGCCCGCCGGGACTGGGTGCGCCGGCTGACCGCGCTGCGCGACGCGGGCGGTGCCCCGGACGGCACCGAGGCGGCGGACCTCGCCGAGGAGCACCGGGCGATGCTCGCCGCGGTGATGGGCGAGTGCTCGTACGAGACGCAGCGGCGGATCGGTGAGCTGTACGTCACCGAGCCGGTGCAGCTGGCGTTCCTGGTCCGGGAGGACGAGCAGCGGCCCGGCGTCGCGGAGTTCGTCCGCGACGCCATCGTGGCGAACGTCGCACGCCGGCAGTAG
- a CDS encoding VWA domain-containing protein, which yields MTAVPLPDGYSYGPWHDGPDPLAPPADLRDALDEIGREVMAGSSPRSALEELLRRGTERTSGLDELTRRLWQRRSQIQRRNNLNGTLQEVQRLLEEALDAERRELFPDPDDEARFREAQLDALPPGTAAAVNELANYDWRSDQGRENYQQIRDLLGQELMESRFQGMKQALQNAGPEDVERINEMLSDLNDLLAAHAQGTEDIQERFDDFMAKHGEFFPENPRNVEELIDALAERSAAAQRMLNSMSAEQRAELAELTQQAFGDPRLAQQLSQLDSQLRAARPGEDWTGSARFRGNNPLGMGEGAQAMADLAELDALAEQLGQSYPGARLEDIDLEALERQLGKDAGVDARRLSELERELRRQGLFERAADGTLRLSPKALRRLGETALADVVNALRGKTGDRETESAGAAGEPTGASRPWRFGDMQPWDVPRTIRNAVLRSVSVGESAVRLDVEDVEVVETEHRSRAAVALLVDTSWSMVQEGRWLPMKRTALALHQLISTRFRNDALQLITFGRHAMSVELPELIGLEGAWEQGTNAHHALLLAGQHLRRHPDAQPVVLMVTDGEPTAHLEPDGEAVFDYPPQPRTLHKTLSEVDRLAKLGASVTVFRLGDDPRLTAFVDVIARRSGGRVVAPDLDGLGAAVVGDYLRTRRR from the coding sequence ATGACCGCGGTCCCGCTTCCCGACGGCTACTCCTACGGCCCGTGGCACGACGGGCCGGACCCGCTCGCGCCACCGGCCGACCTGCGGGACGCGCTCGACGAGATCGGCCGCGAGGTCATGGCCGGGTCGTCACCGCGGTCCGCGCTGGAGGAACTGCTCCGGCGCGGCACCGAGCGCACGTCGGGCCTCGACGAGCTGACCCGGCGCCTGTGGCAGCGCCGGTCGCAGATCCAGCGCCGCAACAACCTCAACGGCACCCTGCAGGAAGTCCAGCGCCTGCTGGAGGAAGCGCTTGACGCCGAGCGCCGCGAGCTGTTCCCGGACCCGGACGACGAAGCACGCTTCCGCGAGGCCCAGCTCGACGCGCTGCCGCCCGGCACGGCCGCGGCCGTGAACGAGCTGGCGAACTACGACTGGCGGTCGGACCAGGGCCGGGAGAACTACCAGCAGATCCGCGACCTGCTCGGCCAGGAGCTGATGGAGTCGCGGTTCCAGGGCATGAAGCAGGCGCTGCAGAACGCCGGCCCCGAGGACGTCGAGCGCATCAACGAGATGCTGTCGGACCTCAACGACCTCCTGGCCGCGCACGCCCAGGGCACCGAGGACATCCAGGAACGCTTCGACGACTTCATGGCCAAGCACGGCGAGTTCTTCCCGGAGAACCCGCGGAACGTCGAAGAACTGATCGACGCGCTCGCCGAGCGGTCGGCCGCAGCGCAGCGGATGCTCAACTCGATGTCGGCCGAGCAGCGCGCGGAGCTGGCCGAGCTGACCCAGCAGGCCTTCGGCGACCCGCGCCTGGCGCAACAGCTGTCCCAATTGGACAGTCAGCTGCGGGCCGCGCGGCCGGGCGAAGACTGGACGGGCTCGGCACGATTCCGCGGCAACAACCCGCTGGGCATGGGCGAGGGCGCCCAGGCGATGGCCGACCTCGCCGAGCTGGACGCGCTGGCCGAGCAGCTCGGCCAGTCCTACCCCGGCGCGCGGCTGGAGGACATCGACCTGGAGGCCCTCGAACGCCAGCTCGGCAAGGACGCCGGCGTCGACGCGCGGCGACTGTCCGAACTGGAGCGTGAGCTGCGCCGCCAGGGCCTGTTCGAACGGGCCGCCGACGGGACGCTCCGGTTGTCGCCCAAGGCGTTGCGGCGCCTCGGCGAGACGGCGCTGGCCGACGTCGTGAACGCGCTGCGCGGCAAGACCGGCGACCGTGAGACCGAGTCGGCGGGCGCGGCGGGGGAGCCGACGGGTGCGTCGCGGCCGTGGCGGTTCGGGGACATGCAGCCCTGGGACGTGCCGCGGACCATCCGCAACGCGGTGCTGCGGTCGGTGTCGGTGGGGGAGAGCGCGGTCCGGCTCGACGTCGAGGACGTCGAAGTGGTCGAGACCGAACACCGCTCCCGCGCCGCGGTGGCGCTGCTGGTCGACACGTCGTGGTCGATGGTGCAGGAGGGCCGCTGGCTGCCGATGAAGCGCACCGCGCTCGCGCTGCACCAGCTGATCAGCACGCGCTTCCGCAACGACGCGCTGCAGCTGATCACCTTCGGGCGCCACGCGATGTCCGTCGAGCTGCCGGAGCTGATCGGCCTGGAAGGCGCGTGGGAACAGGGCACCAACGCCCACCACGCGCTGCTGCTGGCCGGGCAGCACCTGCGACGGCACCCGGACGCCCAGCCGGTGGTCCTGATGGTCACCGACGGCGAGCCGACCGCCCACCTGGAACCGGACGGCGAAGCGGTCTTCGACTACCCGCCGCAGCCCCGGACCCTCCACAAGACACTGTCCGAAGTGGACCGTCTGGCCAAGCTGGGCGCCTCGGTGACGGTGTTCCGCCTCGGCGACGACCCACGCCTGACGGCGTTCGTGGACGTGATCGCCCGCCGCTCCGGTGGCCGGGTGGTCGCGCCGGACCTGGACGGCTTGGGCGCCGCGGTGGTCGGCGACTACCTGCGCACCCGGCGGCGCTGA
- a CDS encoding ATP-binding protein — translation MNAVPDALPRTAGALRAAGYEPRPIAREIHDNLLTALRTGEDAWPGIVGFSRTVLPQLERALLAGHDVVLLGERGQGKTRLLRTLAGLLDEWTPVIEGSELGEHPLRPITPASLRRAAELGDDLPVAWRHRSERYTEKLATPDTSVGDLIGDVDPVKVAEGRSLGDPETIHFGLVPRAHRGIVAINELPDLAERIQVALLNVMEERDIQVRGYTLRLPLDVLLVATANPEDYTNRGRIITPLKDRFGAEIRTHYPLDVESEVAVVRQEAHLVAEVGEPLLEVLARFVRNLRESPVIDQRSGVSARFAVAAAETVAAAALRRSALTGEEPAVARPVDLDAVPSVLRGKIEFEPGEEGREIEHLVHLLRRAIAETARERFAGLDLRPLADAVAEGHLVATGERVPGKDVLEALPELPVLHEVAQRAGVGADEPAGRIAAAVELALESLFLARRLAKDSDDTTTVYGR, via the coding sequence GTGAACGCAGTTCCAGACGCTCTTCCCCGCACCGCCGGGGCCCTGCGCGCGGCCGGGTACGAGCCGCGGCCCATCGCTCGAGAGATCCACGACAACCTGCTGACCGCCCTCCGGACCGGCGAAGACGCCTGGCCCGGCATCGTCGGGTTCTCCCGCACCGTCCTGCCGCAGCTCGAACGCGCGCTGCTGGCCGGCCACGACGTCGTCCTGCTCGGCGAACGCGGCCAGGGCAAGACCCGCCTGCTCCGCACGCTCGCCGGCCTGCTCGACGAGTGGACGCCCGTCATCGAGGGCTCCGAGCTGGGCGAACACCCGCTGCGGCCGATCACGCCCGCCTCGCTCCGGCGCGCCGCCGAGCTCGGTGACGACCTGCCGGTCGCCTGGCGCCACCGCTCCGAGCGCTACACCGAGAAGCTCGCCACGCCCGACACCTCGGTCGGCGACCTGATCGGCGACGTCGACCCGGTGAAGGTCGCCGAAGGCCGCAGCCTGGGCGACCCCGAGACCATCCACTTCGGCCTGGTCCCGCGCGCCCACCGCGGCATCGTCGCCATCAACGAGCTGCCCGACCTCGCCGAGCGCATCCAGGTCGCGCTGCTCAACGTGATGGAGGAGCGCGACATCCAGGTCCGCGGCTACACGCTGCGGCTGCCCCTGGACGTCCTGCTCGTCGCCACCGCGAACCCCGAGGACTACACCAACCGCGGCCGGATCATCACCCCGCTCAAGGACCGCTTCGGCGCCGAGATCCGCACGCACTACCCCCTCGACGTCGAGTCGGAGGTGGCCGTCGTCCGGCAGGAGGCCCACCTGGTCGCCGAGGTCGGCGAGCCGCTGCTGGAGGTCCTCGCCCGGTTCGTCCGGAACCTGCGCGAGTCGCCGGTCATCGACCAGCGCTCCGGCGTTTCGGCGCGGTTCGCCGTCGCCGCGGCGGAGACCGTCGCGGCCGCCGCGCTGCGCCGGTCGGCGCTGACCGGGGAGGAGCCCGCGGTGGCCCGGCCGGTCGACCTCGACGCCGTCCCGTCGGTGCTGCGCGGCAAGATCGAGTTCGAGCCGGGCGAAGAGGGCCGCGAGATCGAGCACCTCGTGCACCTGCTGCGCCGCGCGATCGCCGAGACCGCCCGCGAGCGCTTCGCCGGTCTCGACCTGCGGCCGCTGGCCGACGCGGTCGCCGAAGGCCACCTGGTCGCCACCGGCGAGCGGGTGCCGGGCAAGGACGTCCTCGAAGCCCTGCCGGAGCTCCCGGTGCTGCACGAGGTCGCCCAGCGCGCCGGCGTCGGCGCCGACGAGCCCGCCGGCCGGATCGCGGCCGCCGTCGAACTCGCCCTCGAATCGCTGTTCCTGGCCCGGCGCCTGGCCAAGGACTCCGACGACACGACGACCGTCTACGGCCGATGA
- a CDS encoding ferrochelatase, producing the protein MGYDALLWLSFGGPEGPDDVMPFLENVTRGRGVPRERLLEVAEHYRHFGGVSPINELNRDAMAAVGKLLAAAGVDLPVHFGNRNWHPMVEDTLASLTASGARRILVFPTSAYGGYSACRQYDEDIERARAAVGAGAPELVKIRQFFDHPLFVSAVADGVRAAHASLGDAPGIRTVFTAHSVPSSADLASGPPSEGGRRYSRQIAEAARLVAAEAGIDSYDVVWQSRSGPPQVPWLEPDIVDHIDALHESGVTGVVVSPIGFVSDHLEVIWDLDNEAKERAEEHGMAFARAATAGSDPRFAELVVELVREHTHGVEPRKLSPFPAAGCTVNGAPCAVGCCEPAKRPAR; encoded by the coding sequence GTGGGATACGACGCGTTGCTGTGGCTTTCGTTCGGCGGCCCGGAAGGGCCGGACGACGTCATGCCGTTCCTCGAGAACGTCACCAGGGGCCGGGGCGTGCCGCGGGAGCGGCTGCTCGAGGTCGCCGAGCACTACCGGCACTTCGGCGGGGTCTCGCCGATCAACGAGCTGAACCGCGACGCGATGGCCGCGGTCGGGAAGCTGCTCGCGGCCGCCGGCGTCGACCTGCCGGTGCACTTCGGCAACCGCAACTGGCATCCGATGGTCGAGGACACGCTGGCGTCGCTGACCGCGTCCGGCGCTCGCCGGATCCTGGTCTTCCCGACGAGCGCGTACGGCGGCTATTCGGCGTGCCGCCAGTACGACGAGGACATCGAGCGCGCCCGCGCGGCGGTCGGTGCAGGTGCCCCCGAACTGGTGAAGATCCGCCAGTTCTTCGACCACCCGCTGTTCGTCTCGGCGGTGGCGGACGGCGTCCGCGCGGCGCACGCGTCCCTGGGCGACGCGCCCGGGATCCGCACGGTGTTCACGGCGCACTCGGTCCCGTCGAGCGCGGATCTGGCGTCGGGCCCGCCGTCCGAGGGCGGCCGCCGGTACTCGCGCCAGATCGCGGAGGCGGCCCGCCTGGTGGCGGCCGAGGCGGGCATCGACTCGTACGACGTCGTCTGGCAGTCCCGGTCCGGGCCGCCGCAGGTGCCGTGGCTGGAGCCGGACATCGTCGACCACATCGACGCGCTGCACGAGTCCGGGGTCACCGGCGTCGTCGTCTCGCCGATCGGGTTCGTGTCGGACCACCTCGAGGTGATCTGGGACCTGGACAACGAGGCGAAGGAACGCGCGGAAGAGCACGGAATGGCGTTCGCCCGCGCGGCGACGGCCGGTTCGGACCCGCGGTTCGCGGAGCTGGTGGTGGAGCTGGTCCGCGAGCACACGCACGGGGTGGAGCCGCGGAAGCTGTCGCCGTTCCCGGCGGCGGGCTGCACGGTCAACGGCGCGCCGTGTGCGGTGGGGTGCTGCGAACCGGCCAAGCGCCCGGCCCGGTAA
- a CDS encoding TetR/AcrR family transcriptional regulator — translation MARPREFDETAAVEKAMHAFWEHGYEATSTQDLCEATGLGRSSVYNTFTSKRALFERSLTHYTSTQLGKRQAILDGPGTAAERIAAVLDSAIEDDLERQRRGCLVVNTLAELGVPDDEVGAALRNDTDRNLTMFAECVREGVLDHSLRDGLDPADVAEFLLSTTSGLRVMARRGTSRDSMHAVADLALAAITR, via the coding sequence ATGGCCAGGCCACGGGAGTTCGACGAGACCGCCGCCGTCGAGAAGGCGATGCACGCGTTCTGGGAACACGGCTACGAAGCGACGTCGACGCAGGACCTGTGCGAGGCCACCGGGCTCGGGCGCAGCAGCGTCTACAACACCTTCACCAGCAAGCGGGCCCTGTTCGAGCGCTCGCTCACGCACTACACCAGCACCCAGCTCGGCAAGCGGCAAGCGATCCTCGACGGCCCGGGCACCGCGGCCGAGCGCATCGCCGCCGTCCTCGACAGCGCCATCGAGGACGACCTCGAGCGGCAGCGGCGCGGCTGCCTCGTGGTCAACACCCTGGCCGAACTGGGCGTGCCCGACGACGAAGTGGGCGCCGCGCTGCGGAACGACACCGACCGGAACCTGACCATGTTCGCCGAATGCGTCCGGGAAGGCGTGCTCGACCACAGCCTCCGGGACGGCCTCGATCCCGCCGACGTCGCGGAGTTCCTGCTCAGCACCACCTCGGGCCTGCGGGTGATGGCCCGCCGGGGCACGAGCCGCGACAGCATGCACGCGGTCGCGGACCTCGCACTGGCCGCCATCACGCGTTGA
- a CDS encoding Cmx/CmrA family chloramphenicol efflux MFS transporter: MPLAVFVLGLSVFALGTSEFMITGLLPGMAADLHVSIPDAGLLISAFAVGMVVGAPLLAIGTLRLPRRRTLLALLGVFAVAHVVGALAEGYALLFATRVVAALACAGFWAVALATTIALVPVERRGRGMAVLVGGLTVANIAGVPAGTFLGQHAGWRTAFWAVAAVTLLAVAGVALLVPETTGGPLSVRGELRLYRRGRVWLALGVIALCQAMIFAAFSYLAPLLTETDGLSAEGVPGVLALFGVGALIGISAGGRLADRRPFATLYGCLALALAALLVLALTTDALVAVAAVLAFGVAGFGANPALNLRAYQAAGDAPTLVGASTTAAFNVGNTIGPWLGGVAIGAGLGFPSVAWTGIALGAATLVALTVAVAVQRSDDREPVLA; encoded by the coding sequence ATGCCCCTGGCCGTCTTCGTCCTCGGGCTCAGCGTGTTCGCGCTGGGCACGTCCGAGTTCATGATCACCGGCCTGCTCCCCGGCATGGCCGCCGACCTGCACGTGAGCATCCCCGACGCCGGGCTGCTGATCTCGGCGTTCGCCGTCGGCATGGTCGTCGGGGCACCGCTGCTGGCGATCGGCACCCTCCGGCTCCCCCGCCGCCGGACGCTGCTGGCCCTGCTCGGCGTGTTCGCCGTGGCGCACGTCGTCGGCGCCCTCGCCGAGGGGTACGCCCTGCTCTTCGCGACGCGGGTGGTCGCGGCCCTCGCCTGCGCCGGGTTCTGGGCCGTCGCGCTGGCGACGACGATCGCGCTCGTGCCCGTCGAGCGGCGCGGGCGCGGGATGGCGGTGCTGGTCGGCGGGCTGACCGTCGCGAACATCGCCGGGGTGCCCGCCGGCACGTTCCTCGGCCAGCACGCCGGCTGGCGGACGGCGTTCTGGGCGGTGGCGGCGGTGACGCTGCTGGCGGTGGCCGGCGTGGCGCTGCTGGTGCCCGAGACGACCGGCGGACCGCTGAGCGTCCGCGGCGAACTGCGGCTCTACCGGCGCGGCCGCGTCTGGCTCGCGCTCGGTGTGATCGCCTTGTGCCAGGCCATGATCTTCGCCGCGTTCAGCTACCTCGCACCGCTGCTGACCGAGACCGACGGCCTTTCCGCGGAGGGGGTGCCGGGTGTCCTGGCGCTGTTCGGCGTCGGCGCGCTGATCGGGATCAGCGCGGGCGGGCGGCTCGCCGACCGGCGGCCGTTCGCCACGCTGTACGGCTGTCTCGCCCTCGCACTGGCCGCCCTGCTCGTGCTCGCCCTCACCACCGACGCGCTCGTCGCCGTCGCGGCCGTGCTCGCCTTCGGCGTGGCCGGGTTCGGCGCCAACCCGGCGCTGAACCTCCGCGCCTACCAGGCCGCCGGCGACGCGCCAACGCTCGTCGGCGCCAGCACGACCGCGGCGTTCAACGTCGGCAACACGATCGGGCCGTGGCTCGGCGGCGTCGCGATCGGCGCCGGGCTGGGCTTCCCGAGCGTCGCGTGGACCGGCATCGCGCTCGGTGCGGCGACGCTGGTCGCGCTCACGGTCGCGGTCGCCGTCCAGCGGAGCGACGACCGCGAACCGGTGCTCGCGTGA
- the fabI gene encoding enoyl-ACP reductase FabI, which translates to MPGLLEGKRLLITGIITDASLAFHAAKIAQQEGAKVVLTGFGRMSLVERIAKRLPEEAPVIELDVTNQDHLDGLADKVREHVDGLDGVLHSIGFAPQTCLGAPFLDAPAEDVKTAIEISTYSYMSLAKACLPLLGRGASYVGMDFDARVAWPVYNWMGVAKAGLESVNRYLAKELGPQGIRVNLVSAGPMKTMAAKSIPGFVDLEDGWGERAPLGWDSTDPDPVAKSVCAVLSDWLPATTGSMIMVDGGVHFLGV; encoded by the coding sequence GTGCCCGGACTGCTCGAAGGCAAGCGCCTGCTGATCACCGGCATCATCACCGACGCGTCGCTCGCCTTCCACGCGGCCAAGATCGCGCAGCAGGAGGGCGCGAAGGTGGTGCTGACCGGCTTCGGCCGCATGTCGCTCGTCGAGCGCATCGCGAAGCGGCTGCCCGAAGAGGCGCCGGTGATCGAGCTGGACGTCACCAACCAGGACCACCTCGACGGCCTCGCCGACAAGGTCCGCGAGCACGTCGACGGCCTCGACGGCGTGCTGCACTCGATCGGCTTCGCCCCGCAGACCTGCCTCGGCGCGCCGTTCCTCGACGCGCCCGCCGAGGACGTCAAGACGGCGATCGAGATCTCGACGTACTCGTACATGTCGCTGGCGAAGGCGTGCCTGCCGCTGCTCGGCCGCGGCGCGTCCTACGTCGGCATGGACTTCGACGCGCGCGTCGCGTGGCCGGTCTACAACTGGATGGGCGTCGCGAAGGCCGGGCTCGAGTCGGTCAACCGGTACCTGGCCAAGGAACTCGGCCCGCAGGGCATCCGCGTCAACCTGGTCAGCGCGGGCCCGATGAAGACGATGGCGGCGAAGTCCATCCCGGGCTTCGTCGACCTGGAGGACGGCTGGGGCGAGCGCGCGCCGCTCGGCTGGGACAGCACCGACCCGGACCCGGTCGCGAAGAGCGTCTGCGCGGTGCTGTCGGACTGGCTCCCGGCCACGACCGGTTCGATGATCATGGTCGACGGCGGGGTCCACTTCCTCGGCGTCTGA
- a CDS encoding beta-ketoacyl-ACP reductase: MGRSVLVTGGNRGIGLAIARDLAEQGHRVAVTHRGSGAPEGLFGVQADVTDTEQVDAAFKLVEEHQGAVEVLVSNAGLTDDTLLMRMSDEQFERVINANLTGAYRVAKRASRGMLRGKWGRFVFISSVVGLSGSAGQANYAASKAGLVGFARSLARELGSRNITSNVIAPGFVRTDMTDELPEERKKQILAQVPSGRYAEPSEIAAAVRYLASDEAGYVNGAVLPVDGGLGLGH, translated from the coding sequence GTGGGACGGTCGGTTCTGGTCACCGGGGGCAACCGGGGCATCGGTCTGGCGATCGCCCGGGACCTCGCGGAGCAGGGACACCGGGTCGCCGTCACGCACCGTGGTTCGGGCGCGCCGGAGGGACTTTTCGGGGTCCAGGCCGACGTGACCGACACCGAGCAGGTCGACGCGGCGTTCAAGCTCGTCGAGGAACACCAGGGCGCGGTCGAGGTGCTGGTGTCCAACGCCGGGCTGACCGACGACACGCTGCTGATGCGGATGAGCGACGAGCAGTTCGAGCGCGTCATCAACGCGAACCTGACCGGCGCCTACCGCGTCGCCAAGCGCGCCTCGCGCGGCATGCTGCGCGGCAAGTGGGGCCGGTTCGTCTTCATCTCGTCGGTGGTCGGGCTTTCCGGCTCGGCCGGCCAGGCCAACTACGCGGCGTCGAAGGCCGGGCTCGTCGGCTTCGCGCGTTCGCTGGCCCGTGAGCTCGGCTCCCGCAACATCACCTCGAACGTCATCGCGCCCGGCTTCGTGCGCACCGACATGACCGACGAACTCCCCGAGGAACGCAAGAAGCAGATCCTCGCGCAGGTGCCCTCCGGCCGGTACGCCGAGCCGTCGGAGATCGCCGCCGCCGTGCGCTACCTGGCCTCCGACGAGGCCGGCTACGTCAACGGCGCGGTGCTGCCGGTCGACGGCGGCCTCGGCCTCGGCCACTGA